TTGTGAAAAGTGTCCAAACTACTGATTGGCGGTGCAATAGGGATGCTAAAGACTGGATCCCGGGTCAAGCCCGGGATGACAAGCAATGCCTGTATTATTAGTGAAAATCACTATGTGCAACGGTCTTCTTCTATATATGGGAGATATGGAAATGGTGTGAGATCGCGGCTCAGCTGCGCAGCCCGGAGTAAAAGAGCTTGCGCAGGGCTTTGACGTGCCTGGCCATGATCTGGTCTTTCTTTTTGGCCGGGGGATGGATGACACTGATGCCGTCTTTATTCACCCCACCGATCTCGACCAAAAAGGCGGCGGTTTCCTGGATGTGGAAAAAGTAGTTCCGCGCCGTTCCAATGCGGGTACCGGGCATCGTTCCGAGCTCGTAGTTGCCTTTCAGGTAGTCCTTTTTGATGTCGTCGGCATAGCTTTGGGAGATGGCCTGCAGGGAGTCGTAACGCGCTTTTTGCCTTGCGTTTCCGGGATTCAGGGAGGGCAGGAAGATCTTTTCAGCCAGGGCTCCGGTGGGCGAGCTGTGGTAAAAGATCGCCAGTTCGAAGCGGGTCTTCTGGGCCAGCGCGATCACGGCTTTGACCTCTGGTTCGGAGGCAGGGGCGGATCCTTTGTAATTGTGATGGGAGGGGGGCAGGACGCGGTCCTCATCCCAGAAAACGGGATAGTTCCGGTTGAGGTCGACCCCGTCGGTATGCACATCCAGCCTGCCGTTGCCGTCCGTGTCGCGGTTGTTTTTGCGCTTGTTTTGGAAAAGTCCCCTCGAGACGACGCGGTAGCCTTCGGGATTGATGGTGGGCACGATCCAGAAGCGGAATTCGTCCAGGATGGCGTCGATACGCTTGTCAGAAGCGGATTTCCGGGCCAGCTCATTTGCCCAGGCCATGACCAGGTCCACGCCCAGCACCTCATTTCCATGATGCTGGCCGATGATCAGGACATTCCGCGAAGCTTCGGCCCGGCCGATCTCCAAGGCGTAGAGGGGCAGGTTTTCCGTGCCGCTGAAGCCGATGATGTTCAACCGCACGAGGCCGGGATCGATGTCCTGGATCGCTTTGGCGGCGGCAAAGACTTCAGATTCAAGCAGATAGCCCCTGGGCAGGGGAAACACGTTTCCCCTGTTGACCGCGCAGGCTGAGGCCAGGGCGGCGAAAATCAGCAATCCGAACCGGACACGGCAATATCGATACATAAAAACCATTTTGGCAACAGGGGAAAATCCGTCAATGGATTTGCATCCGGGCCCCGATCCGGCCGCCCGGACAGGCATGCAGGGCCTGGGCTTAGATACTGCTTGACAGATCTGCCCCTTCGGGAGAAGCTGTACCCAGGAAAAGGATAACAGCCATATGTGTATACGAAACAAGCAGATAAGTTCTCAACACAACTACAGCTTTGATATAGAAAGCATTTGCCAGCGCGCAGATGCTTTTTTTTTATCCCGGAGGACAGATGAATTGGCATGAGATCATCCGGCTGGCGCTGGAAGAGGACATTGGCAGCGGAGACATCAGCACCGCCTATCTGGAGCTGGAATCCGTTCCGGAGCAGGCTTTCATGATCGCCAAGGCCGGCGGCATCCTGGCTGGGGTGGAGATCGCCAGGGAGGTTTTCCAGACGGTGGACAAGCTCCTGAAGATCACGCTCTATTGCAAGGATGGGGACGAGGTCAAGCGCGGCCAGGAGATCATGCGGATCGAGGGCAATCCCGCGAGTATCCTGCAGGCTGAGCGCACCGCCCTGAATTTTCTGCAGCGCCTGAGCGGGATCGCCACCCTCACCCGCGCGATGGCCTCGCAGCTTGAAGGCACCCATGCCCGTCTGCTTGACACCCGCAAAACCACGCCCCTCCTGCGCGGCATGGAAAAATACGCCGTGCGGGTCGGAGGCGGCTTCAACCACCGCTTCGGGCTCTATGACATGGTCATGCTCAAAGAGAACCACATCCGCGCCTGCGGCGGCATCACGGAAGCGGTCAGCCGCGTGAAAAAACACAACACCGCCCACAAGATCGAGGTCGAGGTCACCAACATCCTCGAGCTCGAGGAAGCGGTGAAAGCCGGGGTCGACCGGGTGATGCTGGACAACATGGAGATCGCGGAGATCAAGGCCTGCGTCAAGCGCTTCGGCAAAAAGGCCGAGCTTGAGGTTTCCGGAGGAGTCACAGCCGCCAACATCCGCGCCATCGCCAAAACCGGAGTGCACTACATCTCCAGCGGGGCCCTGACCCATTCATACAAATCATTGGACATCAGTCTTTTATTCAAGGAGTAAAGATGGAGGAACAACTGCGCACCCTGGCCCGGATGCAGAAACTTGACGACCAGATCGGCAGCCTAAAACTTCTGCAACAGGAACTTCCGAAAGAACTTAACGACATCATCGACCACGTCGACCAAGCCACCGCCAACCTCATCAACAGCGAGACGGAACGCGCCGAAATTGCCAAAAAACAGCGCGCCATCGAAAGCGACATCAAGCAATTCCATGAGAACATCAAGAAATACGCCACCCAACTCTCCGAGATCAAGACCAACAAGGAATACAAGGCCCTGAATAGCGAGATCTCCTACCTAAAGGAAAAAATCTCCGAGTTGGAAAGCCAGGAACTGGAGCTCATGGAGACCGAGGCTGAGGCCAAGAAACAGGTCGATACTGACAAAGCCGAACTGGAAGAGGCAGAAAAGACCAAACGCGCCCGGGAAGGGGAATTGCGCCAGAAGATAGCCTCCCTGGAAAGCGAGATCGAAACCATCCGCGCCGCTCGCAACGAGCTGGCCCACACCTTGCCCGTGAACCTGATCAAGCAGTATGGAAACATGATCAAGAACAAGTCCAACTGCGCAGTGGTCTATGTTACGAACGGAGCCTGCGGGGGCTGCGGCTTCGTGATCCGCCCCCAGATCCGCATCGAACTTCAGGTGCGGCGGAAACTGAACTATTGCGAAAGCTGCGGACGCATCCTGATGGAGAGGTTCACAGATATCTGAACAAAAGCGGGGCAGTGAGTGCCCCGAGCTGATATTTCTGGTGTCAGGAATTTTACGGGCAATCTGTACTTGGGTCTCATTTAAACAAGGATTTGGCAGCCGGGAAATTATTGCTTGACAGAAATCCAGAATCAGTTGAGCGAGGTATGCGGAGTGGCAAAATCCGCGGCAAGTTCATAGCGTGTGACCCCCAATGCAAGATGCAATAATGCCAGCAGGCTTCAATACATTGTATTCATGGCTCGGATGAGGCATCCAACTCAGGCTCTGCGACAGTCCGAAATCAATTTGCAGCAATACCCTAATAAGTATGGGATAAAGGAGATAACCTATGAAACGACTATCATTGCTCCTCGTGATGATAATCACAGTTTGTCTGTCCTACGCCACCATTGACGAGTATTTCGATTTTTTGGCGACGACCGGGACCTACACCGCGATCAATGGCACTGATGCCGGGATCTCGGGCGACGATATGCTCTCGGGGGTGATCCCGCTGGGCTTCAATTTCGCTTATGGCGATGACGTCATCACCCAGATCAAGATATCCTCCAACGGTTGGATCGATCTGGGAGGCACTCAGACCAGCAGCAACCTTTCCAACCAACTCGCTTCAACCCTCTACCGTCCTGTCATAGCGGCGCTTTGGGACGATACCAGCCTCACGGGCGGAAACGCGCAGTATCTGATGACCGGCACCGCCCCCAACCGCGTGTTCACTGTCCAGTACACCGACCTGCAGTGGAATTATTACGCGGGCAACCAATTCAATATCCAGGTGCGGATCTATGAGACCGGCAAGATCGACATGATCTACGGCCCTGCCACCGGAACACCTGCCAACGCGAGCGCCTCGATCGGGATCAACATGGCCCCCGGCGGCGCGGGATGGTTCTACAGCGTGACTCCGGGTCCGCCCGCCACCGTTTC
This genomic stretch from Candidatus Syntrophosphaera sp. harbors:
- a CDS encoding succinylglutamate desuccinylase/aspartoacylase family protein translates to MLIFAALASACAVNRGNVFPLPRGYLLESEVFAAAKAIQDIDPGLVRLNIIGFSGTENLPLYALEIGRAEASRNVLIIGQHHGNEVLGVDLVMAWANELARKSASDKRIDAILDEFRFWIVPTINPEGYRVVSRGLFQNKRKNNRDTDGNGRLDVHTDGVDLNRNYPVFWDEDRVLPPSHHNYKGSAPASEPEVKAVIALAQKTRFELAIFYHSSPTGALAEKIFLPSLNPGNARQKARYDSLQAISQSYADDIKKDYLKGNYELGTMPGTRIGTARNYFFHIQETAAFLVEIGGVNKDGISVIHPPAKKKDQIMARHVKALRKLFYSGLRS
- the nadC gene encoding carboxylating nicotinate-nucleotide diphosphorylase, with the translated sequence MNWHEIIRLALEEDIGSGDISTAYLELESVPEQAFMIAKAGGILAGVEIAREVFQTVDKLLKITLYCKDGDEVKRGQEIMRIEGNPASILQAERTALNFLQRLSGIATLTRAMASQLEGTHARLLDTRKTTPLLRGMEKYAVRVGGGFNHRFGLYDMVMLKENHIRACGGITEAVSRVKKHNTAHKIEVEVTNILELEEAVKAGVDRVMLDNMEIAEIKACVKRFGKKAELEVSGGVTAANIRAIAKTGVHYISSGALTHSYKSLDISLLFKE